The window TCTCGACCGGCTCAACACCAAAGAGCCTGGAGCCGCCGCCGCGCCCAAAAAGCCGTCCGCCGCCCAGCCAGCCGCCGCCGCGGCCGCCCCGAAGGCCGAGGAGGCCCCGGCGCCTGAGAAAAAAGAGGTGTATATCGCCAAGATAAACGCCGACCAGATATCGCGCCAGTATTTCACCCAATACGGCCAGGTGCAGTACAGGCTTGGCGCCAAGTCCGACGATGTGGACGATTTCCGGAAGTTTTCTCCGGAGGAGAAACGCAAGCTTTTAGAGTCGCTTATAAACTACGTGCTTCTGCTCCAGGACGCCAAGAAGAGGAGCATCCAGCCGGCCAAAGAGGAAGTGGAGGCGCAGGTCAACGACTTCGTAAAGCGGTTCCGTTCCCGGGAGGAGCTGGACGCGTACCTTGCCAGGCGGAAGCTTTCGCTTGATAATCTGCGCAACGAAGCGACGAAAAATGTGATAATAAGTAAAATTATCCAGCAGGTGATCCCTAATATCGGAGAAAGACTCAAGATCACCGAGGCCGAAGTGAAGACTTTTTACGACGAGAACGCGGCCAGGTTTGGCGGCAAAGGGCTCGACAGCGTCAAAGGGGAAGTGATCGCGGCCATGAAGGGAGTTCGCAAGCGCGCTCTTTTGGAGGAGTTTTTCGGGAAACTCCGCGGTCAGGCGGCGATACAGATATTCAACGAAAACATCTGATAACGGGAAAGGCGGGGCCGGCGGCATGAAAGACGAGCAACTCAGGGAACGAAGGCTTGTCTATTATAAGGACGATTTAGACCAGATAGACAAGCTTCTGGAGGAATTCCTGAAACTGTCCAACGCCAGGTGTATCTTCCTTATAGACAAAGAAGGGCACTTGATCACGCAGAAAGGGGTCACCCAAACGTTCAATTCGGCCACCCTTTCGGCGCTGGTGGCGGGCGCCTTCGCCGCGACAAAGGAAATGGCCCGCATCCTGGGGGAGACGGAGTTCTCGGTTATGTTCCACCAGGGGAAAAAGGACCATATCCATCTTTCCCTGGTGGGGGACAGGGCCATAACAGCCACGGTGTTCGACGAGAAGACTACCGTGGGCATGGTCAACCTTTACGCCAAGGAGCTTATCGTAAAGCTTGAAAAGATTTTCGAGATCGCATCCAAGAGAGTGCCTCCGAAGGACCAGAATCTGGAACTTGGGTATTCTGATTCGGTGAGAGACAGGCTCAACGATATGTTCAAGGACTGATATTCCCGGCGTCCGCTTAAAACAGCGCATTCAAAGGGCTCTTCGCAAAAATGAACCTGTTCAAATCCATTCTGGCTCCGGCTTTGATCGTCTGCCTTTCGGCGTCCGTGTCCTATCCGCAGGCCAGGGGGGACATCCCGCTGATACCTCTGGAAAACCTCAAGTCCGGCGACCTTGAATCGAGCCCCGACCTTAAAAAAGGTTTTGAAACGTGGCGAAAGGCCATAGACGCGGGGGACGAGGCGGGATCTTTTTCCGAGTCCAACAGGATGCTCGAAGTAATCAACAAGCTTGGGACCCGGAACCTTTTCATATTGTCGGACATGTGCATGGCCGTGGGCAAGGCGTCGCTCGCGGGCAACAACCTGCAGGGGGCGTACCTGGCCGCCAAGCACGCCACGTTTTTCGCCCCGGACGATCCGGCGGCCCATTTTTTTCTGGCACGTGCAATATTCGAAAAGAACAAGACCGACATCAAGGGAGTGGGCGTGGCGCTGGCTTCCGGG of the Nitrospinota bacterium genome contains:
- a CDS encoding SurA N-terminal domain-containing protein, which codes for MQINYGKREVSCKLVYYGPGMSGKTTNLEVIHQKVPEHSKGEMTSIATEGDRTLFFDFLPLDLGQVRGMTTKFQLYTVPGQVYYSSTRKLVLQGADGVIFVADSQASKLPENIESLKDLQTNLEEYGLKIDEMPIVIQWNKRDLPTAMPVDELEQKVNWMKAATTTACAATGEGVLGTLKLAAALILDRLNTKEPGAAAAPKKPSAAQPAAAAAAPKAEEAPAPEKKEVYIAKINADQISRQYFTQYGQVQYRLGAKSDDVDDFRKFSPEEKRKLLESLINYVLLLQDAKKRSIQPAKEEVEAQVNDFVKRFRSREELDAYLARRKLSLDNLRNEATKNVIISKIIQQVIPNIGERLKITEAEVKTFYDENAARFGGKGLDSVKGEVIAAMKGVRKRALLEEFFGKLRGQAAIQIFNENI
- a CDS encoding roadblock/LC7 domain-containing protein, encoding MKDEQLRERRLVYYKDDLDQIDKLLEEFLKLSNARCIFLIDKEGHLITQKGVTQTFNSATLSALVAGAFAATKEMARILGETEFSVMFHQGKKDHIHLSLVGDRAITATVFDEKTTVGMVNLYAKELIVKLEKIFEIASKRVPPKDQNLELGYSDSVRDRLNDMFKD